The proteins below are encoded in one region of Paenibacillus albus:
- a CDS encoding DinB family protein: MITRPSADEYGGHFGTYIKLVQDGNLLDILAENRKRTSALFSSLTEEQALHRYAPGKWSLKEVLGHIIDTERIMSYRLLRVARADRTPLPGFEESDYVANASFDDNSISELLEHYDAVRTATLALLRSLSPEAYLRRGIASNTEISARALAHVITGHEMHHINIVRERYLQQAQSE; this comes from the coding sequence ATGATTACGAGACCTTCCGCAGACGAGTATGGAGGCCACTTCGGCACGTACATTAAGCTTGTGCAAGATGGAAATTTGCTGGATATACTAGCCGAGAATCGCAAGAGGACGAGCGCGCTTTTCTCATCCCTTACGGAGGAGCAAGCCCTTCACCGTTACGCGCCGGGCAAATGGAGCTTGAAGGAAGTGCTCGGTCATATCATCGACACGGAGCGCATCATGAGCTACCGCCTGCTGCGCGTTGCGCGTGCTGATCGGACGCCGCTGCCTGGGTTTGAAGAGAGTGATTACGTCGCCAATGCATCGTTCGACGACAACTCCATCAGCGAGCTGCTTGAGCATTACGACGCGGTCCGTACCGCAACCCTTGCGCTGCTTCGCAGCTTATCGCCGGAAGCGTATTTGCGCAGAGGCATTGCGAGCAATACAGAAATCTCTGCACGCGCGCTGGCGCATGTCATTACAGGCCACGAGATGCATCATATTAACATTGTTCGCGAGCGCTACCTGCAACAAGCCCAATCCGAATAA
- the deoC gene encoding deoxyribose-phosphate aldolase — translation MGQQLEGAALAAYFDHTLLKPEASFEQIVKLCQEAKDNKFATVCVNPYWVSEAASQLAGSGVGITTVVGFPLGASTSQVKVAETKDAIANGATEIDMVLNVGALKSGRLDEVEKDVRGVAEACKGRAVMKVILEVGLLTDEEKVTASEICKRAGADFVKTSTGFGPGGATVKDIALMRQTVGPEMGVKASGGVRDLETVHSLIDAGATRIGASASVTIVGGGKGEGY, via the coding sequence ATGGGACAACAATTAGAGGGTGCAGCTTTAGCTGCCTATTTTGACCATACGTTATTGAAGCCGGAAGCTTCCTTCGAGCAGATCGTCAAGCTCTGTCAGGAAGCGAAGGACAACAAGTTTGCAACCGTATGCGTGAATCCGTATTGGGTGTCCGAAGCGGCTTCTCAGCTGGCAGGCTCAGGCGTTGGCATTACGACGGTTGTAGGTTTCCCGCTTGGTGCGTCCACTTCGCAGGTTAAAGTGGCGGAGACGAAGGATGCGATTGCTAACGGCGCGACGGAGATTGATATGGTGCTTAACGTTGGCGCGCTGAAATCCGGACGTCTCGATGAAGTAGAGAAGGATGTTCGCGGCGTTGCGGAGGCTTGCAAGGGCCGTGCTGTAATGAAAGTCATCCTCGAGGTTGGCTTGCTGACGGATGAAGAGAAAGTAACGGCTAGCGAAATTTGCAAGCGCGCAGGCGCTGACTTCGTGAAGACGTCGACAGGCTTCGGTCCGGGCGGCGCTACGGTGAAGGATATCGCGCTTATGCGCCAGACGGTTGGACCGGAGATGGGCGTTAAAGCGTCCGGCGGCGTTCGTGATCTGGAGACGGTGCACAGCTTAATCGATGCAGGCGCGACGCGCATTGGCGCAAGCGCAAGCGTGACGATCGTTGGCGGCGGCAAGGGCGAAGGCTACTAA
- a CDS encoding NAD-dependent epimerase/dehydratase family protein — translation MNTILVTGSSGQIGSELVAALRARYGAHNVIATDIRSSASITSGGPFETLDVNDLQSFHAIARKYKADTIIHLAALLSAMAEANPLFAWNLNMGGLLNALEVAKELNCQFFTPSSIGVFGPESPKDLTPQVTVQRPVTMYGINKVAGELLCDYYHRKYGVDTRSLRFPGLISYLTPPGGGTTDYAVSMFFEAVRTGEYSSYINKGTYMDMMYMPDAIGSIIQLMEADSAKLINRNAYNVSAMSFDPEMLAAEIRKLLPAFKLTYEIDPVREQIAQSWPNSLDISAAQQEWGFKPRYSLEQMAYDMMIQIASRTIESSREIMKVS, via the coding sequence ATGAACACCATCTTAGTCACAGGCTCCTCGGGGCAAATCGGCAGTGAACTGGTCGCTGCCCTTCGCGCTCGTTACGGCGCGCACAACGTCATTGCGACAGATATTCGGTCGAGCGCATCGATCACATCTGGTGGTCCGTTTGAAACGCTCGACGTGAATGACTTACAGTCGTTCCACGCGATTGCTCGCAAATATAAAGCAGACACGATTATTCATCTGGCGGCGCTGCTATCTGCAATGGCTGAAGCGAATCCGCTGTTCGCGTGGAACCTGAACATGGGGGGCTTGCTCAATGCGCTTGAGGTGGCGAAGGAACTGAACTGCCAGTTCTTCACGCCAAGCTCGATCGGCGTATTCGGCCCGGAATCTCCGAAGGATCTGACGCCACAGGTGACGGTGCAGAGGCCAGTCACGATGTATGGCATCAATAAGGTAGCCGGCGAGCTGCTGTGCGACTACTACCATCGGAAGTACGGCGTCGATACGCGTTCCTTAAGATTTCCGGGTTTGATCTCGTATTTGACCCCGCCTGGCGGCGGTACGACGGACTATGCGGTGTCGATGTTCTTCGAGGCTGTTCGCACCGGCGAGTACAGCTCTTACATTAATAAAGGCACGTACATGGACATGATGTATATGCCGGATGCGATTGGCTCGATTATTCAGCTGATGGAAGCGGATTCGGCGAAGCTCATTAACCGAAATGCTTATAATGTGTCGGCCATGAGCTTCGATCCGGAGATGCTCGCAGCAGAGATTCGCAAGCTGCTGCCTGCTTTCAAACTGACGTATGAGATTGATCCGGTACGTGAACAAATTGCGCAGAGCTGGCCGAATTCGCTCGATATCTCGGCTGCCCAGCAGGAATGGGGCTTCAAGCCTCGTTATTCGCTCGAGCAAATGGCGTATGACATGATGATTCAGATCGCATCGCGTACGATTGAGAGCAGCAGAGAGATTATGAAGGTTTCATAA
- a CDS encoding ABC transporter permease, producing the protein MWTTIQQIFPYAIMFTIPLLITALGGLFSERSGVVNIGLEGLMVIGSFASAFTISKLETNWPGHTITSIWIGILVAAAAGLAFSLLHAFASIHLNANQVISGTAINMIAGALTVFMSRNITGSGNIRLTNGFPPFDVWGLSDIPIIGPLIFTKTYWTTWLILLIVLFSSFVLRKTAFGLRLRSCGEYPQAAEAAGVNVRKMRYIGVLISGAFAGLGGAIHLVTIAGEFNGTVSGLGFLALAALIFGQWRPLGILAATLFFGFASTVANVSQVIPQLADFPPILLKVFPYAITLIALVIFSKSSQAPKAAGEVFDSGKR; encoded by the coding sequence ATGTGGACGACGATTCAACAAATTTTCCCGTATGCGATCATGTTCACCATTCCTTTGCTAATTACCGCGCTTGGCGGTTTGTTCAGCGAACGAAGCGGTGTTGTTAATATCGGTCTGGAAGGGCTAATGGTCATTGGCTCGTTCGCATCAGCATTCACGATTAGCAAGCTGGAAACGAATTGGCCGGGTCATACCATTACATCCATTTGGATTGGTATTCTCGTTGCAGCTGCGGCAGGGCTGGCATTTTCACTGCTGCATGCTTTTGCCAGCATCCATCTTAATGCCAATCAAGTCATCAGCGGTACGGCGATTAACATGATCGCAGGTGCTCTTACTGTATTTATGTCCCGTAACATCACAGGCAGCGGTAATATTAGGCTGACGAACGGTTTCCCGCCGTTTGACGTGTGGGGACTGTCTGATATTCCTATCATTGGTCCGCTAATCTTTACGAAGACTTACTGGACGACGTGGCTCATTCTTCTTATCGTGCTCTTTAGCTCTTTTGTGCTTCGGAAGACTGCGTTCGGTCTGCGTCTACGCTCTTGTGGAGAATATCCGCAGGCGGCAGAGGCGGCAGGGGTTAACGTTCGCAAAATGCGCTATATCGGCGTACTCATCTCCGGTGCTTTCGCTGGACTTGGCGGCGCGATTCACCTCGTTACGATTGCCGGTGAATTCAACGGCACCGTGTCGGGTCTAGGGTTCTTGGCACTCGCTGCGCTTATCTTCGGACAATGGCGTCCGCTCGGCATTCTTGCTGCTACGCTGTTCTTCGGCTTTGCCAGCACGGTTGCCAACGTATCGCAGGTTATTCCACAGCTTGCTGATTTTCCACCGATTCTGCTCAAGGTATTCCCGTATGCCATCACGCTTATAGCGCTCGTCATCTTCTCGAAGTCGTCGCAAGCACCGAAGGCAGCAGGAGAGGTATTCGACTCGGGCAAACGGTAG
- a CDS encoding ABC transporter permease, giving the protein MRNLIISLSAVLFGLIGGAILMAATGHDPMEGYRFLFQGGLKNVSRFGDTLATGTPLIFTGLSVAFAFRTGLFNIGAAGQMLFGGFCASIIGLKLDASGAVLVPLMIIAAILGGAVWAFIPGLLKARYNVHEVVSTIMMNWIAYWTIYYAVPAYLKAESVETESRALPDKATLKAVWLSDMFGGSYVNMGLFLAVIVVLIIAFIINKTTLGYELKAVGFNRHSAEYAGIGVNRSIILSMLISGGLAGLAGLAQYAGNGNNIQIGVLPTQGYDGIAVALLGANSPIGVLVSALFFGLLYSGRGFMNAMTDIPPEIADSIIAIIIYFAATSVLMNRVINWFIGRRRSNAGSAVSGKGKV; this is encoded by the coding sequence ATGAGAAACCTCATCATTTCCCTGAGTGCGGTGTTGTTCGGCCTTATCGGGGGCGCCATTCTGATGGCGGCAACGGGGCATGATCCCATGGAAGGATATCGCTTCCTGTTCCAGGGCGGTCTTAAGAACGTCAGTCGATTCGGTGACACGCTTGCAACAGGAACACCGCTTATCTTCACAGGACTCTCGGTGGCATTCGCCTTCCGGACGGGACTGTTCAATATCGGAGCAGCTGGCCAAATGCTGTTCGGCGGCTTCTGCGCTTCGATCATCGGTCTTAAGCTTGATGCATCGGGAGCGGTGCTTGTACCGCTTATGATCATCGCAGCTATTCTTGGCGGCGCAGTATGGGCGTTCATTCCGGGCCTTCTCAAGGCAAGATATAACGTGCATGAGGTCGTATCGACCATCATGATGAACTGGATCGCCTATTGGACAATCTACTATGCAGTTCCGGCTTATCTGAAGGCGGAATCCGTGGAGACGGAATCTCGCGCGCTTCCGGATAAAGCGACGTTGAAGGCGGTATGGCTGTCGGACATGTTCGGTGGTTCCTATGTGAACATGGGCTTGTTCCTCGCGGTCATCGTCGTGCTCATCATCGCGTTTATTATCAATAAAACGACACTTGGCTATGAGCTGAAAGCGGTTGGCTTCAACCGTCACTCCGCTGAATATGCAGGTATCGGCGTTAACCGCAGCATCATTCTTTCGATGCTGATCTCTGGCGGCCTTGCCGGTCTTGCAGGCTTGGCGCAATATGCAGGCAACGGCAACAACATTCAAATCGGCGTACTGCCTACGCAAGGCTATGACGGCATCGCGGTTGCGCTTCTTGGCGCGAATTCACCGATCGGCGTACTTGTCTCTGCGTTGTTCTTCGGTCTCTTATATTCCGGCCGCGGCTTCATGAATGCAATGACAGATATTCCGCCGGAAATTGCGGATTCCATCATTGCGATCATCATCTATTTCGCGGCAACCAGCGTACTGATGAACCGTGTCATTAATTGGTTTATCGGGCGCCGCCGGTCGAATGCGGGCAGTGCTGTAAGCGGAAAGGGGAAGGTATAG
- a CDS encoding ABC transporter ATP-binding protein, translating to MEFVVEMLNIRKEFPGVVANDDITLQLRKGEIHALLGENGAGKSTLMSILFGMYQPDRGTINVRGEQVKIANPNVANKLGIGMVHQHFKLVSNFTVTENIILGNELKRGLVLNIKGAARKIEALSKRYGLNVDPHAKIEDISVGMQQRVEILKMLYRDAEVLILDEPSAVLTPQEIDELIKIMKSLVAEGKSVIVITHKLKEIKAAANRCTVIRRGKTIGTVDVATTSELQMAEMMVGRSVNFKVEKKPSQPGDVILQLEGLTVNNNKNVPGLKDFNLEVRAGEIVGIAGVEGNGQSELVEAITGLRKSERGRIILNGHEITKESIRERINKGVAHIPEDRQKRGLVLDYTLEENMILQVYQREPFSKRGILNKGAIRKYASGILESFDVRSGRGPLSVSRSLSGGNQQKAIIGREIELDPSLLIAVQPTRGLDVGSIEYIHKRLIGHRDRGKAVLLISLELDEVINVSDRIAVVNNGELIGIVDAAATNENEIGLMMAGVGKGGEQ from the coding sequence ATGGAATTTGTAGTAGAGATGTTGAACATTCGCAAGGAGTTTCCGGGGGTCGTCGCCAATGACGACATTACGCTTCAGCTGCGTAAGGGCGAAATCCATGCGTTGCTTGGGGAGAACGGCGCCGGCAAATCGACGCTGATGAGCATTCTGTTCGGCATGTATCAGCCGGATCGCGGTACGATTAATGTGCGCGGCGAGCAAGTGAAGATTGCAAATCCGAACGTTGCGAATAAGCTGGGCATCGGCATGGTTCATCAACATTTTAAGCTGGTCAGTAATTTTACCGTTACCGAAAATATTATTCTCGGCAATGAGCTTAAACGAGGGCTTGTCCTGAACATTAAAGGAGCAGCCCGCAAGATTGAAGCGCTCTCGAAGCGTTATGGCCTTAACGTAGATCCTCATGCGAAGATTGAGGATATTTCTGTTGGCATGCAGCAGCGTGTCGAGATCTTGAAGATGCTTTACCGTGATGCGGAAGTGCTTATTCTAGATGAGCCTTCGGCTGTTCTGACCCCGCAGGAGATCGACGAGTTGATCAAGATTATGAAGAGTCTCGTCGCCGAAGGGAAATCTGTCATCGTTATCACCCACAAGCTGAAGGAAATTAAAGCAGCTGCCAACCGCTGCACCGTTATCCGCCGCGGTAAAACGATCGGTACGGTTGACGTGGCAACAACAAGTGAGTTGCAAATGGCTGAGATGATGGTAGGCCGCAGCGTTAATTTTAAAGTGGAGAAGAAACCGAGCCAGCCAGGTGATGTGATATTGCAGCTGGAAGGGCTTACGGTTAACAATAATAAGAACGTCCCAGGTCTCAAGGACTTTAATCTGGAAGTCCGTGCAGGAGAAATTGTCGGTATTGCCGGCGTTGAAGGCAACGGGCAATCCGAGCTGGTGGAAGCGATTACAGGTCTGCGCAAAAGCGAGCGTGGCCGAATCATTCTGAACGGTCACGAAATTACGAAGGAATCCATTCGCGAGCGGATAAACAAAGGGGTCGCGCACATTCCGGAAGATCGGCAGAAGCGCGGGCTCGTCCTCGATTACACGCTGGAAGAGAATATGATTCTGCAGGTGTATCAGCGCGAACCGTTCTCGAAGCGCGGCATTCTCAATAAAGGGGCCATCCGCAAATATGCGAGCGGCATTCTGGAGAGCTTCGACGTGCGCTCCGGGCGCGGCCCGCTCTCGGTATCGCGTTCCTTATCCGGCGGTAACCAGCAGAAGGCGATCATTGGCCGGGAAATCGAGCTTGATCCGAGCCTGCTTATTGCCGTTCAGCCGACTCGCGGACTTGATGTTGGTTCAATCGAGTACATTCATAAACGACTCATCGGCCACCGCGACCGTGGTAAAGCAGTACTGCTCATCTCGCTTGAGCTCGATGAAGTCATTAACGTATCGGACCGTATTGCCGTGGTCAATAACGGCGAGCTGATCGGCATCGTAGATGCGGCAGCAACGAATGAGAACGAAATCGGCCTTATGATGGCCGGCGTTGGAAAAGGGGGAGAGCAATGA
- a CDS encoding sugar-binding transcriptional regulator, giving the protein MLDAVRMYYQLDYSQQEIAKKLGVSRPTVSRFIQQAKEEGYVIISIVDPLENNDLLAGQIERKFGLKKVVIVNVPHYDDAVVKKYLGHAGAKYIDTIVKDGDIIAATWGTTLYEVALGLSDKHVRDVKVVQLNGGVSHSETNTYASEIITLFGKAFHTTPYFIPMPAIFDHAVVKKTIETDRHINNILELGKKANIAVVTVGTPTEDSVLIKANYFNEEELKMIFEKGAGDICSRYFNIDGVIVSEELDQRTIGISLDDLKQKEQSILIAGGIRKVDGIYGALRGKYTNVLITDQFTAKYLMERNLNR; this is encoded by the coding sequence ATGCTTGATGCGGTTCGGATGTACTATCAGTTGGATTACAGTCAGCAGGAAATTGCCAAAAAGCTGGGCGTATCCCGCCCGACCGTAAGCCGTTTCATTCAACAAGCCAAAGAAGAAGGCTATGTCATCATTAGCATTGTCGACCCGCTGGAGAACAACGATCTTCTTGCCGGGCAAATCGAGCGTAAATTCGGCTTGAAGAAGGTCGTCATCGTTAACGTGCCTCATTATGACGATGCGGTCGTGAAGAAGTATCTCGGCCATGCAGGTGCTAAGTATATTGATACGATCGTCAAGGACGGCGATATCATCGCAGCGACGTGGGGAACGACGCTGTACGAGGTGGCGCTGGGATTGTCGGATAAGCATGTCCGAGACGTCAAAGTTGTTCAGCTGAACGGCGGCGTCAGCCATTCGGAGACGAATACGTACGCGAGCGAAATTATTACGCTGTTCGGCAAAGCGTTCCATACGACGCCGTATTTTATCCCGATGCCTGCGATATTCGATCATGCCGTCGTTAAGAAGACGATTGAGACCGATCGGCACATCAACAATATTCTGGAGCTGGGGAAGAAGGCGAATATTGCGGTTGTCACTGTCGGCACACCAACAGAAGATTCCGTTCTGATCAAAGCGAATTACTTTAACGAGGAAGAGCTGAAGATGATCTTCGAGAAGGGGGCGGGCGATATTTGCTCGCGCTACTTCAATATCGACGGTGTCATCGTTTCGGAGGAGCTGGATCAGCGTACAATCGGCATTTCGCTGGACGATCTGAAGCAAAAGGAACAGTCTATTCTGATCGCGGGCGGCATCCGCAAGGTGGACGGTATTTATGGCGCGCTTCGCGGAAAATATACGAATGTGCTTATAACCGACCAGTTTACGGCAAAATATTTAATGGAACGCAATTTAAACAGATAG
- the queF gene encoding preQ(1) synthase has protein sequence MSGRSKEELQEGGISHLGNQGTQYLFNYSPEVLESFDNKHVGRDYFVKFNCPEFTSLCPITGQPDFATIYISYIPDVKMVESKSLKLYLFSFRNHGDFHEDCMNIIMNDLIALMNPRYIEVWGKFTPRGGISIDPYTNWGRPGTKFEEMANYRLMNHDLYPEKVDNR, from the coding sequence ATGTCAGGAAGATCGAAGGAAGAGCTGCAAGAAGGCGGAATCAGCCACTTGGGCAACCAAGGCACGCAGTATTTGTTCAATTATAGCCCCGAAGTGCTGGAGTCGTTCGACAACAAACATGTCGGCCGCGATTATTTTGTCAAATTCAACTGTCCGGAGTTTACGAGTCTGTGCCCGATTACTGGGCAGCCGGATTTTGCAACCATCTATATCTCCTACATCCCTGATGTAAAGATGGTTGAGAGCAAATCGCTCAAGCTGTACCTGTTCAGCTTCCGCAATCATGGCGACTTCCATGAGGATTGCATGAACATCATTATGAATGACCTTATCGCCCTTATGAACCCGCGCTACATTGAAGTGTGGGGTAAGTTCACGCCGCGAGGCGGAATCTCGATTGATCCTTATACGAACTGGGGCCGCCCTGGCACCAAGTTTGAGGAAATGGCAAATTATCGTCTGATGAATCACGATCTCTATCCCGAAAAAGTAGACAATAGGTAA
- a CDS encoding BMP family lipoprotein gives MKRTLTTIAMCLLAVTLVVGCGSKNNNAGNNSGTNAGTNAGTNEPAKASFKAGMVTDSGTIDDKSFNQGTWEGLEQATKDLGVESKYLKPSGTTEADYLKEIGNLYDAGFKMIVVPGFKFETAIFAAQDKYKDAKFVLIDGTPHTADNKQNKVGENTVSIFFAEHQSGFIAGVATALQIKEGEAGFIGGMEIPPVQKYNWGFQQGVKYANDNLGTKITIKPENVVYQGSFDNVAAGGQLAAAMYDRGVKVIFAAAGGVGVGAINEAKTRAGQGKEVWIVGVDGDQFKDGVYKDDKSIILTSAMKKVNAASYDMVKAEQDGSFPGGQTLTFDIKNDGVGIPDTNPNLGDDVTTKVTDIISKLKSGEIDVKAEKGDLIK, from the coding sequence ATGAAAAGAACATTAACGACAATCGCAATGTGCTTGCTCGCGGTTACACTGGTCGTTGGTTGCGGAAGCAAAAACAACAACGCAGGTAACAACTCAGGTACAAACGCTGGAACAAACGCAGGTACAAATGAACCAGCCAAAGCTTCTTTTAAAGCAGGTATGGTTACAGACTCCGGTACAATCGACGACAAATCCTTCAACCAAGGCACTTGGGAAGGTTTGGAGCAAGCAACGAAGGATCTTGGCGTAGAAAGCAAGTATCTGAAACCAAGCGGCACAACAGAAGCCGACTACCTTAAAGAAATCGGCAACCTGTACGATGCAGGCTTCAAAATGATCGTCGTTCCAGGCTTCAAATTCGAGACAGCGATCTTCGCTGCGCAAGATAAATATAAAGATGCAAAATTCGTTCTGATTGACGGTACGCCGCACACTGCTGACAACAAGCAGAATAAAGTTGGCGAGAACACGGTATCGATCTTCTTCGCAGAGCATCAATCCGGCTTCATCGCTGGCGTTGCAACTGCGCTTCAAATCAAAGAAGGCGAAGCTGGCTTCATCGGCGGCATGGAAATTCCACCCGTTCAGAAGTATAACTGGGGCTTCCAGCAAGGCGTGAAATACGCGAACGATAACCTTGGCACGAAGATCACGATCAAGCCTGAGAACGTTGTATACCAAGGCAGCTTCGATAACGTAGCAGCAGGCGGCCAACTGGCAGCAGCAATGTACGACCGCGGCGTTAAAGTTATCTTCGCAGCAGCAGGCGGCGTTGGCGTAGGTGCGATCAACGAAGCAAAAACTCGCGCTGGCCAAGGTAAAGAAGTTTGGATCGTCGGCGTAGACGGCGACCAATTCAAAGATGGCGTATACAAAGACGACAAGTCGATCATCCTTACATCGGCAATGAAGAAAGTAAATGCTGCTTCTTATGACATGGTGAAAGCGGAGCAAGACGGTAGTTTCCCAGGCGGCCAAACGTTGACATTCGATATTAAGAATGACGGCGTAGGCATTCCGGATACGAATCCTAACCTTGGCGACGACGTTACAACGAAAGTTACTGATATCATAAGCAAGCTGAAAAGCGGCGAAATCGATGTAAAAGCTGAGAAGGGTGACCTGATCAAGTAA
- a CDS encoding glycine C-acetyltransferase, whose translation MSSPSLLAYLRNNLEELKQKGLYNEIQVLQGGNGPIIRIQDRELINLSSNNYLGLAGDERLIHAAEKALHKYGVGAGAVRTINGTMDLHEELETKLAKFKQTEAAIAYQSGFNCNMAAISAVMEAGDAILSDELNHASIIDGCRLTKAKVIRYKHSDMANLELQARTARESGQYNKIMVITDGVFSMDGDIAKLPEIVEIAERYDLITYVDDAHGSGVLGKGAGTVKHFGLSDKIDFQIGTLSKAIGVVGGYVAGRRELIDWLKVRSRPFLFSTATPPAIVAACIAALDILTDSAELQEKLWSNAAYFRNGLTQLGFQTGHTETPIIPCIIGDEVLTQQFSRELFEAGVYAKAIVFPTVPKGVGRIRNMPTAAHTTEMLDQALVIYERVKKQIGVGVSAGV comes from the coding sequence ATGTCCAGTCCATCTTTGCTCGCCTATTTGCGAAATAACCTGGAAGAGCTAAAACAGAAAGGCTTGTACAACGAAATTCAAGTACTTCAAGGCGGTAATGGCCCGATTATTCGTATTCAGGACCGAGAGCTGATAAATCTCTCTTCTAATAACTACTTAGGTCTTGCTGGCGATGAGCGTCTTATTCACGCTGCTGAGAAAGCGCTTCACAAATACGGTGTAGGAGCCGGCGCAGTTCGCACAATCAACGGCACGATGGACCTGCATGAGGAGCTTGAGACGAAGCTTGCGAAGTTCAAGCAGACTGAGGCCGCTATCGCGTACCAATCGGGCTTCAACTGCAATATGGCTGCGATCTCGGCCGTCATGGAAGCTGGGGATGCGATTCTGTCCGACGAGCTGAATCACGCGTCGATTATCGATGGCTGCCGTTTGACGAAGGCGAAAGTCATTCGTTATAAGCACTCGGATATGGCGAATTTGGAATTGCAGGCGAGAACGGCACGTGAGTCCGGCCAATATAACAAAATCATGGTCATTACAGACGGGGTCTTCTCGATGGACGGGGACATTGCGAAGCTTCCTGAGATTGTTGAAATTGCGGAGCGCTACGACCTTATTACGTACGTTGACGATGCGCATGGCTCCGGCGTTCTTGGCAAAGGGGCAGGTACGGTCAAGCATTTTGGCTTGTCGGATAAGATTGATTTTCAGATCGGTACGTTGTCCAAAGCAATCGGTGTTGTCGGTGGATATGTCGCTGGCCGCCGCGAGCTGATTGACTGGCTGAAGGTAAGAAGCCGTCCGTTCCTGTTCTCGACAGCAACGCCTCCGGCGATTGTAGCAGCTTGTATCGCGGCGCTCGATATTCTGACAGATAGCGCGGAGCTGCAGGAGAAGCTGTGGAGCAACGCGGCGTATTTCCGCAATGGCCTTACGCAGCTTGGGTTCCAGACGGGGCATACGGAAACGCCGATCATCCCGTGTATCATCGGAGACGAAGTGCTGACGCAGCAGTTCAGCAGAGAACTGTTCGAGGCAGGCGTGTACGCGAAGGCGATCGTGTTCCCGACCGTTCCGAAGGGTGTAGGCCGCATCCGCAACATGCCGACAGCCGCGCATACAACGGAGATGCTTGATCAAGCTTTGGTAATCTATGAGCGGGTGAAGAAGCAGATCGGCGTAGGTGTAAGCGCGGGCGTGTAA
- a CDS encoding helix-turn-helix domain-containing protein, protein MEQIHIKLGRNLKAIRQTRGLSLDKVAELTGVSKAMLGQIERGETSPTISIIWKIANGLRLSFTTLIEEPPSEVAVIVKGEMEPMLEADGHYRVYPMFPFDPSKKFEVYSVEMDAGCVYESEAHSAGVEEYILVSSGTLIIEIQSTSYTVDAGNAVRYVADQPHMYRNIGDDIVRYDVIIYYP, encoded by the coding sequence ATGGAACAGATTCACATCAAGCTGGGGCGAAATTTGAAGGCGATTCGTCAAACAAGAGGATTAAGCCTTGATAAAGTAGCGGAGCTTACCGGGGTCAGCAAAGCGATGCTCGGGCAGATCGAGCGCGGCGAGACGAGCCCGACAATCTCAATTATTTGGAAAATCGCAAACGGATTGCGCCTTTCCTTCACAACGCTCATTGAAGAGCCGCCGTCCGAGGTAGCCGTCATTGTGAAGGGCGAAATGGAGCCGATGCTTGAGGCTGACGGCCATTATCGCGTCTACCCGATGTTCCCGTTCGATCCGTCAAAGAAATTCGAGGTCTACTCCGTCGAGATGGATGCCGGCTGCGTCTATGAGTCCGAAGCGCATAGCGCAGGCGTGGAAGAGTACATTCTCGTCTCATCCGGCACCCTGATTATCGAGATCCAGAGTACATCCTATACAGTCGATGCAGGCAACGCAGTTCGCTATGTGGCAGATCAGCCCCACATGTACCGAAACATAGGCGATGACATCGTTCGTTACGACGTCATTATTTATTATCCTTAA